A genomic window from Geoalkalibacter sp. includes:
- a CDS encoding LolA family protein: MFRLMLVLLVAGLAACAPRPAPLVPLDEPTEALTRQLLAGLQENSANFRSLEGFARVRIVHPERRLGANQVLFVEKPDRFRSESLSPFGQPVLSAATDGDTFSVYLPVEKSFYRGAATLRNVQRFVPIPLQVADLVHIILYDPPLIDFTQASLSVDARQGYRLVLRSGSAVHQELLFDAQQRLREVAYFRGDTLQLLVRYDKFSEARGGVFPLTIEMSMPVLDAGATVELRDIDLNAGIPIERFSLTPPEGVPVLPIPQ, translated from the coding sequence ATGTTTCGACTGATGCTTGTGCTGTTGGTCGCGGGGCTTGCGGCTTGCGCCCCGCGTCCCGCGCCCCTTGTTCCCCTCGATGAACCGACGGAAGCCCTCACGCGGCAACTTCTGGCCGGGCTTCAGGAAAACTCCGCGAACTTTCGATCCCTTGAAGGTTTTGCCCGGGTTCGCATCGTCCATCCCGAAAGACGTCTGGGCGCCAATCAGGTGCTCTTCGTCGAAAAACCCGACCGCTTTCGCAGCGAGAGCCTAAGCCCCTTCGGGCAGCCGGTGCTCTCGGCGGCAACGGACGGCGACACCTTCAGCGTCTATCTGCCGGTAGAAAAATCCTTTTATCGCGGCGCCGCCACTTTGCGAAACGTGCAGCGCTTTGTGCCCATTCCCTTGCAGGTCGCCGATCTGGTGCACATCATCCTCTACGATCCGCCCCTCATCGATTTCACCCAGGCAAGTCTGAGCGTCGATGCCCGGCAAGGCTACCGCCTGGTGTTGCGCTCCGGCTCGGCGGTGCATCAGGAGTTGCTCTTCGACGCCCAGCAGCGTTTGCGCGAAGTGGCCTATTTTCGCGGCGACACCTTGCAGTTGCTGGTTCGCTACGATAAATTCAGCGAGGCGCGCGGCGGAGTTTTTCCCCTGACCATCGAGATGAGCATGCCGGTGCTGGATGCCGGCGCGACCGTGGAGCTGCGCGATATCGACCTCAACGCCGGAATTCCCATCGAGCGCTTTTCCCTGACCCCGCCCGAGGGTGTTCCCGTGCTGCCCATTCCCCAATGA
- the mutM gene encoding bifunctional DNA-formamidopyrimidine glycosylase/DNA-(apurinic or apyrimidinic site) lyase has translation MPELPEVETVRCGIAPHVLGRRIARVVVRDARLRRPIPPDLVERFTGKLVSDIERRGKYLLFDTEAGWLILHLGMSGSLRLVKACEAPRKHDHVDVELDDGRLLRFCDPRRFGLLLWTAADPALHPLLADLGPEPLSENFTGAYLRHKAQGRSLCVKSLIMDSRIVVGVGNIYASEALFRAGLRPDRRAGSLSARHCDQLVESIKTVLGEAIAAGGTTLRDFVDGQGRPGYFRIQLQVYGRGGEPCPVCARPLETARIGQRSSFFCRWCQT, from the coding sequence ATGCCCGAACTTCCGGAAGTCGAAACCGTGCGCTGCGGCATCGCCCCGCATGTTCTGGGACGACGCATCGCGCGGGTGGTGGTGCGCGATGCGCGCCTGCGCCGGCCGATTCCGCCGGATCTCGTCGAGCGGTTTACCGGCAAGCTGGTGAGCGACATCGAGCGGCGCGGCAAATACCTGCTGTTCGACACCGAGGCCGGGTGGCTGATCCTGCATCTGGGCATGTCGGGCAGTCTTCGTCTGGTCAAGGCCTGTGAGGCGCCCCGGAAACATGACCATGTGGATGTCGAATTGGATGACGGGCGTCTACTGCGCTTCTGCGATCCGCGTCGTTTCGGGTTGCTGCTGTGGACGGCCGCGGATCCCGCCCTTCATCCTTTGCTCGCGGACCTTGGTCCCGAGCCCCTGAGCGAGAATTTCACCGGCGCCTATTTGCGGCACAAGGCCCAAGGGCGAAGCCTTTGCGTCAAATCCTTGATCATGGACAGCCGGATCGTCGTCGGGGTCGGCAACATCTACGCCAGCGAGGCTCTGTTTCGTGCCGGTCTCCGTCCCGATCGCAGGGCCGGCAGTTTGAGCGCAAGGCATTGTGACCAGCTTGTCGAGTCCATCAAGACGGTTCTGGGCGAAGCCATCGCGGCGGGCGGCACCACCCTGCGCGATTTTGTCGACGGTCAGGGTCGCCCGGGATATTTTCGCATTCAGCTTCAGGTGTATGGTCGCGGCGGTGAGCCCTGTCCCGTCTGCGCGCGGCCTCTCGAAACCGCGCGAATCGGCCAGCGTTCAAGCTTTTTCTGTCGTTGGTGTCAAACCTAG
- a CDS encoding ABC transporter permease, whose translation MLQYLIKRLLMMVPLVLGITLISFVVIHLAPGEPTDLQTELNPEASVELKERLRAQYDLDKPLLVQYGLWLKRLAVLDFGDSFSQDRRPVVDRIAERLPITILINVLSIGLILLVATPIGILSAVRQNSLFDRATTVFVFIGFATPSFWLALLLMDYLGVRLGLFPISGVRSLGHDYLSWGGQLWDRIHHLILPVFVSAFGGLAGFSRYMRSNMLEVIRQDYILTARAKGLSENVVIYKHALRNALLPVITILGLSVPGLIGGSVIFETIFAIPGMGKLFFDSVMMRDYPVIMGVLVMGAVLTLVGNLIADLSYALADPRIRNT comes from the coding sequence ATGCTGCAATATCTCATCAAACGTTTGCTGATGATGGTGCCCCTGGTGCTGGGGATCACCCTGATTTCCTTCGTGGTGATTCATCTGGCGCCGGGCGAGCCCACCGATCTGCAAACCGAACTCAACCCCGAGGCGAGCGTCGAGCTCAAGGAGCGGCTGCGCGCCCAGTACGACCTCGACAAACCGCTGCTGGTGCAGTACGGTCTGTGGCTCAAGCGCCTGGCGGTACTTGATTTCGGCGACTCCTTCTCCCAGGATCGGCGGCCCGTGGTGGACAGGATCGCCGAGCGGCTGCCCATCACCATTCTCATCAACGTGCTGTCCATCGGCCTCATTCTTCTGGTGGCCACGCCCATCGGCATTCTCTCGGCGGTGCGGCAGAATTCGCTGTTCGATCGCGCGACCACCGTATTTGTCTTTATCGGGTTCGCCACGCCCTCCTTCTGGCTGGCGTTGCTGCTCATGGATTATCTCGGAGTGCGACTCGGCCTGTTTCCCATCTCCGGCGTGCGCTCCCTGGGCCATGACTACCTGAGCTGGGGCGGGCAACTGTGGGATCGCATCCATCATCTGATCCTGCCGGTGTTTGTCTCGGCCTTCGGCGGGCTGGCGGGCTTTTCGCGCTACATGCGCTCCAATATGCTGGAGGTCATCCGTCAGGATTACATCCTTACCGCCCGGGCCAAGGGGCTTTCCGAAAATGTGGTGATCTACAAGCACGCTCTGCGCAATGCGCTGCTGCCGGTAATCACCATTCTTGGTCTCTCGGTGCCGGGCCTGATCGGCGGCAGCGTGATTTTTGAGACGATTTTCGCCATCCCCGGCATGGGCAAGCTGTTTTTCGACAGCGTCATGATGCGCGACTATCCGGTGATCATGGGGGTGCTGGTGATGGGCGCGGTTCTGACCCTGGTGGGCAATCTGATCGCCGATCTGAGCTATGCCCTGGCCGATCCGCGCATCCGCAATACCTAG
- a CDS encoding ABC transporter permease, whose amino-acid sequence MNETMRSSFLRDVFWQRLRRNRMAMSGAVIVLFMFVLAGVAPLWKDPAAIDITLALLPPSWAHPLGTDDLGRDVLARILFGARISLLVGFVAVGIATLIGIVLGALAGYYGRWTDSIIMRFVDIMLCFPTFFLILAVIAFLEPSIWNIMIIIGLTGWMGVARLVRAEFLSLRERDFVQAARALGASDARIIFRHLLPNALSPVLVSATLGVAGAILTESALSFLGIGVQPPTPSWGNMLISGKQTLGAAWWLSVFPGLAILVTVLGYNLLGEGIRDALDPRLKE is encoded by the coding sequence ATGAACGAGACCATGCGTTCTTCTTTTCTGCGCGACGTTTTCTGGCAGCGGCTGCGGCGCAACCGCATGGCCATGTCCGGCGCGGTCATCGTTTTGTTCATGTTCGTTCTGGCCGGGGTTGCGCCCTTGTGGAAGGATCCGGCCGCCATCGACATCACCCTCGCCCTGCTGCCGCCGAGTTGGGCTCACCCCCTGGGCACGGATGATCTGGGCCGCGACGTGCTGGCGCGCATCCTCTTCGGCGCGCGCATCTCCCTGCTGGTTGGATTTGTGGCGGTGGGCATCGCGACCCTGATCGGCATCGTCCTTGGGGCGCTTGCCGGCTATTACGGGCGCTGGACCGACAGCATCATCATGCGCTTTGTCGACATCATGCTCTGTTTTCCCACGTTTTTCCTGATTTTGGCGGTCATCGCCTTTCTCGAGCCCTCCATCTGGAACATCATGATCATCATCGGCCTGACCGGCTGGATGGGGGTGGCGCGTCTGGTGCGGGCGGAATTTCTCTCCCTGCGCGAGCGCGATTTCGTCCAGGCGGCGCGCGCCCTGGGCGCCTCGGATGCACGCATCATTTTTCGCCATCTGCTGCCCAACGCTCTCTCGCCGGTGCTGGTCTCGGCGACCCTGGGCGTGGCCGGCGCGATCCTCACGGAAAGCGCCCTGTCGTTTCTCGGCATCGGCGTGCAGCCGCCCACACCGTCCTGGGGCAACATGCTGATCTCCGGCAAGCAGACCCTGGGCGCCGCCTGGTGGCTGTCGGTGTTTCCCGGTCTGGCGATTCTGGTGACGGTGCTGGGCTACAATCTGCTGGGCGAAGGTATCCGGGATGCCCTGGACCCACGGCTCAAGGAGTAG
- a CDS encoding peptide-binding protein: MRWLPYLFVLLILASGCRQDAARVVDAGDEAPPAYGDTIIQGSIGEPSTLIPALAADSASSDINGLVYSGLVRYDKYLQIEGELAESWDISEDGLTLTFHLRRDVRWHDGMPFTSADVLFTYQLMVDPHTPTAYADRYLQVVEAEAPDPHTFRVRYAEPLASALISWGLAIHPKHLLEGQDVSRSPLARRPVGTGPYRFVEWVSGQRLVLEANPDYFEGRPYINRVIYRIIPDPSTMFLELQAGNLDQMGLTPIQFARQTDTATFKRRFNKYRYPASSYVYLGYNLRRPMFQDQRVRQALSHAINRQELVDGVLLGLGQVATGPYKPGTWPHNPQVRDYAFDPARALELLAEAGWRDTDGDGLLDKEGRPLSFTILTNQGNDQRVKSGEIIQRRLREIGIDVRLRVIEWASFLKEFVNTGNFDALIMGWTIPPDPDAYAVWHSSKTRPGELNFIGFENAEVDELLEKGRRTLDQAERKKYYDRFQEILAEEQPYTFLFVPDALPVVAARFRGIEPAPAGIGYNFIRWYVPEGEQKYDW; encoded by the coding sequence ATGCGGTGGTTGCCCTATCTCTTTGTGCTGCTGATCCTGGCGAGCGGCTGTCGTCAGGATGCCGCCCGGGTCGTCGATGCCGGAGACGAAGCCCCTCCTGCCTACGGCGACACCATCATCCAAGGCAGCATCGGCGAGCCCAGCACCCTGATTCCGGCCCTAGCCGCCGATTCGGCCTCCTCCGACATCAACGGTCTGGTCTACAGCGGCCTGGTTCGTTACGACAAGTATCTGCAGATCGAAGGCGAGCTGGCCGAATCCTGGGATATTTCCGAGGACGGACTGACCCTGACCTTTCATTTGCGGCGCGACGTGCGCTGGCATGACGGCATGCCCTTCACCTCGGCGGATGTGCTCTTCACTTATCAGCTGATGGTGGATCCCCATACCCCCACCGCCTATGCCGATCGCTATCTCCAGGTGGTCGAGGCCGAGGCGCCCGATCCCCATACCTTCCGGGTGCGCTATGCCGAGCCGCTCGCCTCGGCGCTGATCAGCTGGGGCCTGGCCATCCATCCCAAGCATCTGCTCGAAGGCCAGGACGTCAGCCGCAGCCCTCTCGCCCGCAGGCCCGTGGGCACCGGTCCCTACCGCTTCGTCGAGTGGGTGAGCGGCCAGCGCCTGGTGCTCGAAGCCAACCCCGATTATTTCGAGGGGCGTCCCTACATCAACCGCGTGATCTATCGCATCATTCCCGATCCCTCCACCATGTTTCTCGAACTGCAGGCGGGCAACCTCGATCAGATGGGGCTTACCCCCATCCAGTTCGCCCGGCAGACCGATACGGCGACCTTCAAGCGCCGCTTCAACAAGTATCGTTATCCGGCCTCAAGTTACGTCTATCTCGGCTACAATCTGCGCCGCCCCATGTTTCAGGACCAGCGGGTGCGCCAGGCCCTGTCCCACGCCATCAATCGCCAGGAATTGGTGGACGGCGTGCTGCTCGGCTTGGGGCAGGTGGCCACGGGACCCTACAAGCCCGGCACCTGGCCGCACAATCCTCAGGTGCGCGACTATGCCTTTGATCCGGCGCGCGCCCTGGAACTGCTCGCCGAAGCAGGCTGGCGCGATACGGACGGCGACGGGCTGCTCGACAAGGAAGGCCGCCCCCTGTCCTTTACCATCCTGACCAACCAGGGCAACGACCAGCGCGTCAAGAGCGGCGAAATCATTCAGCGCCGCCTGCGCGAGATCGGCATCGACGTGCGCCTGCGGGTCATCGAATGGGCGTCCTTTCTCAAGGAATTCGTCAATACGGGCAATTTCGACGCGCTGATCATGGGCTGGACCATCCCCCCCGACCCCGATGCCTATGCAGTGTGGCACTCGAGCAAGACGCGGCCGGGCGAACTCAATTTCATCGGCTTTGAAAACGCCGAGGTCGACGAGTTGTTGGAGAAGGGTCGTCGTACCCTCGATCAGGCCGAGCGCAAGAAATATTACGACCGCTTCCAGGAGATTCTCGCCGAGGAGCAGCCTTACACCTTTTTGTTCGTGCCCGACGCCCTGCCGGTCGTGGCGGCGCGCTTCCGCGGCATCGAACCGGCGCCGGCGGGCATCGGCTACAATTTCATCCGCTGGTATGTGCCCGAAGGCGAACAGAAATATGACTGGTAG
- a CDS encoding rhodanese-like domain-containing protein, with protein sequence MSVPRISPEEARSKVQSGEALLICAYGDAEKFQRMHLEGAVSRQDFETRLTGLAKDTELIFYCA encoded by the coding sequence ATGTCTGTTCCACGCATCAGCCCCGAGGAAGCGCGCAGCAAGGTGCAGTCCGGCGAGGCGTTGCTGATCTGCGCCTATGGCGACGCGGAGAAGTTTCAACGGATGCATCTGGAAGGAGCGGTTTCACGACAGGATTTCGAGACACGCCTGACCGGACTTGCAAAGGACACAGAGCTCATTTTTTACTGCGCCTGA
- a CDS encoding acyl-CoA thioesterase, whose translation MQDFRFVMPYRVRVADINYGGHVSNAAVLNYFQDARIAYLAALGPYSELAIGGGRGLIMPESHVRYHAEMFLGDDLLIGVRAVRLGRSSFELAYRIARGEELTVEGTTPLVAFDYTARKPRRLPPEFRHAIESYDAPAASAPAEPC comes from the coding sequence ATGCAGGATTTTCGCTTTGTCATGCCCTATCGCGTGCGCGTCGCCGACATCAACTACGGCGGCCATGTGTCCAACGCCGCCGTGCTCAATTACTTTCAGGACGCCCGCATCGCCTATCTCGCCGCTCTTGGGCCTTACTCGGAACTCGCGATCGGCGGCGGCCGCGGGCTGATCATGCCTGAATCCCATGTGCGCTACCATGCCGAGATGTTTCTCGGCGACGATCTGCTGATCGGTGTCCGAGCGGTCAGGCTCGGTCGCTCTTCCTTCGAACTCGCCTACCGCATCGCGCGCGGCGAGGAGCTCACCGTCGAGGGAACCACGCCCCTGGTCGCCTTCGACTATACCGCCCGCAAGCCTCGTCGTCTGCCCCCGGAATTTCGCCACGCGATCGAAAGCTACGACGCCCCCGCGGCGAGCGCACCCGCCGAACCGTGCTAG